A window of Ignavibacteriales bacterium contains these coding sequences:
- a CDS encoding TonB-dependent receptor — translation MKRIILFILISISFVQAQQKTQTDTLTYEMKQISVTATRYAENLLEIPYAVSILQSQQLKNLRGYGLDEALSTIPGVLAQSRSGNQDVRLVIRGFGARGAGDRSNSGTSRGIRVMVDGIPETEPDGRTSFDQIDLSIADNIEVIRSNASAIWGNAAGGVVNLSTVPTGIDEGISLRSLVGSFGFNQLQVKANTNFQNGKIFSSLSNSNLDGWRDHSSSFRTLFNLGLISNLGEATKLGVFLSGVSNTFHIPGPLTQKQFDADPTQSNPAYEQRDERRFNRLGKIGITLNHDFDNSNGISGMVFINPKYLQRSERGTFRDFTRYHVGGNLMYNNYSQLSSTIQNKFVVGADEAYQDGAILFYSLSPTNSRGDVLKDNKREGANTFGAFVQDEILFNEKLSIIVGARYDNITYYSESFITSGYGLQTKSFEHFTPKAGITYRLSPTQSLYANLGGGIEVPAGNETDPAGTYGQDLIYLLNPLLDPIISTTYEVGTKHLIALENNDLLKYLSYDLALYYIDVKNDIIPYRGGRFYFTAGKTRRMGIELGTSVQFTRGFSFNGAFTFSSNKYQEYFVDSVHYDLNKAGKFANYKDNKVAGIPDFFYNVGLTYAPVELNGVFVSVTLNGIGKYFVDDANTLSVPSFNVLNTTIGLNKPIKLIGDLSFTGFLTINNLFDLKFVSSAFINPDIVNNEAVYLEPGMPRNVVLSVSFSY, via the coding sequence ATGAAAAGAATTATTCTTTTTATTCTTATATCAATTTCATTTGTACAAGCACAGCAAAAAACTCAAACAGACACTTTAACTTATGAGATGAAGCAAATTTCAGTTACTGCAACTCGCTATGCTGAAAATCTTTTGGAAATTCCTTACGCAGTTTCAATACTTCAATCGCAACAGTTGAAAAACTTACGCGGTTACGGATTGGATGAAGCTCTTTCTACAATTCCCGGAGTATTAGCGCAGTCAAGGTCGGGTAATCAAGATGTACGGCTTGTGATTCGCGGATTTGGAGCTCGTGGTGCCGGTGACAGATCTAATTCAGGTACATCACGAGGAATCCGTGTTATGGTTGATGGAATTCCCGAAACAGAACCTGATGGAAGAACTTCTTTCGATCAAATTGATTTGAGCATTGCCGATAACATAGAAGTAATACGCTCAAATGCTTCTGCAATTTGGGGCAATGCTGCCGGAGGAGTCGTAAATCTTTCTACTGTTCCTACAGGTATAGATGAAGGAATTTCATTGCGTTCTCTTGTGGGAAGTTTTGGATTCAATCAGCTCCAAGTGAAAGCTAATACCAATTTTCAGAACGGAAAGATTTTCTCATCACTCTCAAATAGTAATTTAGATGGTTGGAGAGATCATTCTTCTAGTTTTAGAACTCTATTTAATTTAGGATTGATTTCTAATCTTGGTGAAGCAACAAAACTCGGAGTATTTCTTTCGGGTGTCTCAAATACATTTCATATTCCCGGACCGTTAACGCAGAAACAATTCGACGCTGATCCTACTCAATCAAATCCAGCATACGAACAAAGAGATGAACGTCGTTTCAATCGCTTGGGTAAAATTGGAATTACTTTGAATCATGATTTTGATAATTCAAATGGTATTTCGGGAATGGTTTTTATAAATCCAAAATATTTACAGCGTTCGGAACGCGGGACCTTCCGAGATTTCACACGTTATCATGTCGGTGGAAATTTAATGTATAATAATTATTCCCAGCTTTCTTCTACAATACAAAATAAATTCGTAGTTGGAGCCGATGAAGCATACCAAGACGGTGCAATTTTATTTTACAGTTTGTCACCGACCAATTCGCGCGGTGATGTATTAAAGGATAATAAAAGGGAAGGGGCTAATACATTTGGTGCTTTTGTTCAAGATGAAATTCTCTTCAATGAAAAGTTGAGTATTATAGTTGGTGCACGATATGATAATATTACTTATTACAGTGAAAGTTTTATAACATCCGGATACGGATTACAGACAAAATCGTTTGAACATTTTACTCCAAAAGCTGGAATTACATATCGTTTATCTCCTACGCAAAGTTTGTATGCAAATTTAGGCGGAGGAATTGAAGTCCCGGCAGGAAATGAAACCGATCCCGCCGGTACATACGGACAAGATCTAATCTATTTATTAAATCCTTTACTTGATCCAATCATCTCTACTACTTATGAAGTCGGGACAAAACATTTAATAGCTCTTGAGAATAATGATCTGTTAAAATATTTATCCTATGACTTAGCTCTTTACTACATAGACGTAAAGAATGATATAATTCCGTATAGAGGCGGAAGATTTTATTTTACAGCCGGTAAGACTCGAAGAATGGGTATTGAACTAGGCACATCTGTTCAATTTACTCGTGGATTTTCATTCAATGGCGCTTTTACATTCTCGAGCAACAAGTACCAAGAATATTTTGTTGATTCGGTCCATTATGATTTGAACAAGGCAGGTAAGTTTGCTAATTACAAAGACAATAAAGTTGCCGGCATTCCGGATTTCTTTTATAATGTTGGATTAACATACGCACCTGTTGAACTGAACGGAGTTTTTGTTTCAGTTACATTAAATGGAATTGGAAAATATTTTGTTGATGATGCTAATACTTTATCGGTTCCATCGTTCAATGTCTTAAACACAACAATTGGATTGAACAAACCGATTAAGTTAATTGGTGATCTTTCGTTTACAGGATTTTTGACAATCAATAACCTATTTGATTTAAAATTTGTGTCGTCTGCTTTTATTAATCCGGATATTGTTAACAACGAAGCTGTGTACCTTGAACCCGGAATGCCGAGAAATGTAGTGTTGTCAGTTTCGTTTAGTTATTAA
- the nuoF gene encoding NADH-quinone oxidoreductase subunit NuoF, with the protein MEKIVLPQIENFNQIEVYLANGGFESAKKAFAKTPDVIIDEVKKSGLRGRGGAAFSAGLKWSFMPKTTDKPKYLCVNGDESEPGSFKDRQIFEDNPFQLIEGAIITSYAIGAKVAYLYIRGEYHKWIKLMQKAVDEAYSRGFLGEKMKETFGINFSCDLFIHKGAGAYICGEESSLMNSIEGLRGYPRVKPPFPAQRGLWGCPTTINNVETITNVPAIIKNGWEWFSKIGAPKHPGTILFGISGHVNKPGVYELPSGALLTDLIYNVAGGVSNNKKIKCVIPGGSSMPPLRGDQLEGVRMDAESLKEAGSAIGTGGVMVMDEDTNLLKVLIRIAHFYHHESCGQCTPCREGTGWMEKILHRIDEGHGTSADLDLLISVANNIEGNTICALGEAAAWPVKFMITRFRDEFEKYVNKNISIPVPNKVHSMRGTAVPLAEIQK; encoded by the coding sequence ATGGAAAAAATAGTTTTACCACAAATAGAAAATTTCAATCAGATAGAAGTCTATCTTGCTAACGGTGGATTTGAATCTGCAAAAAAAGCATTTGCAAAAACTCCCGATGTAATTATTGATGAAGTAAAAAAATCCGGATTGCGGGGTAGAGGCGGTGCTGCATTTTCTGCCGGATTGAAGTGGAGTTTCATGCCGAAGACTACAGATAAGCCGAAGTATCTTTGCGTCAACGGCGACGAAAGCGAACCCGGTTCTTTTAAGGACAGACAAATTTTTGAAGACAATCCGTTTCAACTTATTGAAGGTGCAATCATAACAAGTTATGCAATCGGTGCTAAGGTTGCATATCTATACATCCGCGGTGAATATCATAAATGGATTAAGCTTATGCAGAAAGCTGTTGATGAAGCTTACTCTCGCGGATTTCTCGGTGAGAAGATGAAGGAAACATTTGGAATAAATTTTAGTTGTGATCTTTTCATTCATAAAGGTGCCGGTGCTTACATCTGCGGTGAAGAATCTTCCTTGATGAATTCCATTGAAGGACTGAGAGGTTATCCGCGCGTTAAACCGCCGTTTCCTGCGCAGCGTGGTTTGTGGGGTTGTCCAACCACTATCAATAATGTCGAAACAATTACAAACGTTCCTGCAATAATTAAAAACGGTTGGGAATGGTTCTCGAAAATCGGTGCACCAAAACATCCCGGTACAATTTTATTTGGTATAAGCGGACATGTTAACAAACCCGGTGTTTATGAATTACCATCAGGTGCTCTTCTAACTGATTTAATTTACAATGTAGCGGGAGGAGTTTCCAATAACAAAAAAATTAAATGTGTAATTCCGGGTGGTTCATCAATGCCGCCATTGCGTGGTGACCAACTAGAAGGTGTACGCATGGATGCAGAATCACTTAAGGAAGCGGGTTCTGCAATCGGCACCGGCGGAGTAATGGTGATGGATGAAGATACCAATCTTCTAAAAGTTCTAATCCGGATCGCTCATTTTTATCATCATGAAAGTTGTGGGCAATGCACTCCTTGTCGGGAAGGTACCGGTTGGATGGAAAAGATTCTGCATAGAATAGACGAAGGACATGGAACATCTGCAGATTTGGATTTACTTATAAGTGTTGCGAATAATATTGAAGGTAATACGATTTGCGCTCTTGGAGAAGCAGCGGCATGGCCTGTAAAGTTTATGATCACACGTTTCCGTGATGAATTTGAAAAATATGTGAATAAAAATATTTCCATTCCCGTTCCTAACAAAGTTCACTCGATGAGAGGAACCGCAGTTCCTTTAGCAGAAATACAAAAATAA
- a CDS encoding NAD(P)H-dependent oxidoreductase subunit E — translation MPFKFTEESIRRIEAARKKYPTSLAAVMDTVHIAQEQNGFISNEVMEEIANVLGIDKVNVLSVVTFYTMYHTKPMGKYHIQVCTNVSCMLRGAYEIWDGVKDKLELDHMKVSPDGKYSLEEVECMGACGYAPMIAVNEDYFENLNKEKVFEILDSLK, via the coding sequence ATGCCATTTAAGTTTACTGAAGAAAGTATTAGACGAATAGAAGCGGCAAGGAAAAAATATCCTACCTCACTTGCTGCCGTTATGGATACTGTTCATATCGCTCAAGAACAGAATGGATTCATCAGCAATGAAGTAATGGAAGAGATTGCAAATGTTCTTGGTATTGATAAAGTAAATGTTCTAAGTGTTGTTACATTTTATACAATGTATCACACCAAACCGATGGGTAAATATCACATCCAAGTTTGTACCAATGTTTCATGTATGCTACGTGGCGCTTATGAAATTTGGGATGGTGTTAAAGATAAATTGGAACTTGATCACATGAAAGTTTCTCCGGATGGAAAATATTCTCTCGAGGAAGTTGAATGTATGGGCGCTTGCGGTTATGCGCCTATGATCGCTGTTAACGAAGATTATTTTGAAAATCTAAATAAAGAAAAAGTTTTTGAAATTTTGGATTCGCTCAAATAA